In Bradyrhizobium manausense, the sequence GTCCAGAGGCTCGTTGACGATCTGGATCGATCGGCCATCGCTGGTGTCGATGATCATGGAGTTGCGCACGTGGACGTCGCGCAGCACGCGCGCGGCATACTGGTCGACATCGCCCGTGAAGGAGCCCGTGGCCTTGCGGTGCGCGATGATGTCGCGGAAGCTGTACCCGGGTTTGACGATGTCGGCGGACAAGCCATACATCTCGATGTAGCGCTGGTTGCAGACCACGAGCCGCTGCGATGCGTCGAACAGCAACAGGCCCTGGGTCATGTTGTTGACGGCGCGGTCGAGGCGCTGTTTCTCCAGCGTCATCCGCTCCCGGGACAGGCGGTGCTGCTCGAGGAGCTTGCGCACGATCGCGATCAGGACGCCTGCGATCGCAAGCGCGGAGGCGCCGGCAACCGAAATCAGGATGCCGATCTGCTCGCGCCAGTCGGCGAGCGCCGCCGCACGCGTGGTCGTCGCCATCATCAGGATCGGGAAGTGCGGCAAGACGCGCACCGAGGCCAGCCGGTCCTCGCCGTCGACCGGGCTCACGATACGCCCGGCGAAATGGTCGCGCGCGAAGATCTGCTGCTGCTCGAACGAGCCGTTCCTGAAATTGTGTCCCATCATGTCGCCGGAATGGGGATAGCGGGCAAGCAGGGTGCCGTCCCGGTGCAGCATCGAGATCGTGGCGCCTTCGCCGAGCATGACCGTCTCGAAGAACTTCTCGAAATTGGCCGGTTCGATGCCGCGTCCGACGATGCCCATGAACTCGCCGTGCGGGCCCATGATCCTGCGCACGATCAGGATGGTCCATGCGCCGGAGATGCGGCTGTGCACCGGTTCGATCAGCACGTCGGGCGACTGCGGGTCGTATCGGAAGGTGCGGTAATAAGCCCGATCGGTCACGTTGACCTTCGGCGGCGGCCATGCCGTCGAGGAATTGATCACGTTGCCGTCGGCATCGATGATGTTGACGCCGCCCATGTAGGGTAGCGCGTCGATCTTCGAGCGCAGCATCCGGTGCACGTCCTGGCCGGAGAGGCGGTTGCGGAAGTCTTCTGCGGTCGTGATCCCGTTCACGCGCACGTGGTCGACGAAATCCTTCTGGATGACCGCGAAATCCTGCAATTGCTGATCGAAATGATGGGCGAGCAGCAGCACGGTGTTTTCCAGCTCGCGGCCGGAGTTGCGCAGCGCGCGCTCGCGGAAATTCTGCGCCATCAGCACCGCGCCGACGGCGATGGCCGCGATCAGGAGGGTACCGCCCACCACGAGCCAGCGGATCGGTCCGCTGCGCACGAAGGCCTGGTCGAGCAGGCGACTGCCGTATTTCGTCATCATTCGATCATTGCCGCGCACACGTCAGGGTCGGTTCGTGATCCCTGTAACATCCGTCGGTTTACGGGATCGATGTGGAGGCGACGTTAGGAAGCGCGGTTAATGCGACATGAACCAGAACGCGCAAATGCGATCTATGCGCATGGCGAGGAGGGTGCAGCTTTTGCCTGCGAGGGTCGCGATGGCAGTCAGTTCTTGCCGGTCGCAGCGACGTCAACCAGTGCTTAACCATCTAACCTGTTGACGATCCTCGACGCCACATTGGCGCGCAGTTTGCACACCAGGTTCGTATCGACGCAGAGAGGATACGATCATGAACAGGACCTTGAAGAAATTTTGGGCCGACGAATCCGGTGCGACGGCCATCGAATACGGTCTGATCGCAGCCGGCATCGCGCTCGCCATCATCACCGTCGTGAACGGTCTCGGCAGCAAGCTCAACACAAAATTCGGATCGATCAGCGCGTCGCTGCGCTGACGGGGCGCGTTTCGCTTCGCGTCAGCGTCGTCACCACGATCAGTGCCGCGATGATGTTCGTCGCCGCGCTGATCAGGATCGGCAGCGTGTAGCTGTGATTGAGATCGTAAGCGAAACCGGCGGCGCTTGGGCCGATCAGCGTGCCGAAGGCGACGCTCGTGTAGAGGATGCCGATGATGCCGCTGACGTTGCGGCCGCCGAAATAGTCCATCACGACGGCCGGCAGCACTGCGACCCAGCCGCCGTAGAACACGCCGTAGACGAAGGCGAACGCAGCGAGCTGCCAGGCATGGGTCGAGACTGCCCAGATCGCCAGAGCCGCCGCCATGCCGACAAACATCGACAGCAGCGCGGACGTTCGGCCCATGCGATCGGCAAGTCCGCCGAGCAGGAACCGGCCGGCGGTGCTGCCGATTCCGATGACGCCGAGCAATAGCACGGCGGTTGCGGGCGCCACGCCGTGGTCGCCCGCATAGGGGACGAGATGCACGAAGGGTACGAAGACGCCGAACGCGCAGATCAGGCAGGCAACATAGAGCGCGATGAAATTGCGTGAATGCACCGCTTCAGCGACGGACGCACCGTCCGGACGATTTGAACCTGTCGCCGGCGGTGCGTCGCCGTCGGGACCCAGACCGCGACCGCGCGGATCGTTCTCGATGAGCAGCGCCAGACCGGCGCCGACGGCGGCTGCCAGCAGGCCAAGCACAATGTAGGCGCCACGCCAACCCAACATCTCGATCAGGAACGTCGCGAGTGGCGGCATCGCGAGCGTACCGACTCCGATTCCGCTGACGGCAAGGCCCGAGGCAAAGCCGCGCCGGCGCACGAACCAGCGCTGTACTGCGCCGATCGCCGGCACGTAGGCGCAGCCAACCCCGATTCCGACCCCAAGCCCATAGGCCAGATAGACCTCGACGAGATTGCGCGCAAAGCCGGCGGCGACGAGCCCAAGGCCGGTGAGCAGCATGCCAGTCACCGCCAGCACGCGCGAACCGAAGCGATCGGCGAGCGGGCCACTGACGATGCCGAGGCCAAAATAGAGGAAGCCTGCGAGCGAGAATACCAGTGAGACCGAGCCGCGCGAGGCGCCGAACTCAAGCTGCAGCGGCGTGAGGAACGCGCTGAACGTGTAAGCGGAGCCGAATCCGACCAGCGTGACCGCGAATGCGCCGGCGACGACGAACCAGCCGTGGAAAATGCCCCGATGAGCCAATGTAGACTGAGCAGTCATTGTTGCCTCCAGGCGGTGAGGGACGGATGGCGGCGGTGCCAGGATGTCGCGCGCTGAAACGCGGCGCCAGCACGCACGAGCGTGGTCTCGTCGAGATGGGCGGCCACAATCTGGAACGCGATCGGCAGTCCGTCCTTCGATGCACCGCCCGGGAGCGTCATCGTGGGATGGCCGGTCATGTCGAACGCGCAGGTGTAGCGCTGCAGCTTCACGATCAGATCAGGCTGCTCACCGAGCGTCTGGATCATGGCGAGAGTTATTGGCGGGAACGGGTGGGCCGGGATCAGCAGGAGATCGATGGTCTCGAACAGCGCCGCAACGCGGCCCCGTAACGACAGGCGCCGCAGCAGAATCTTCTGATAGTCGAGTGCCGAGAGCGCGCGACCGGCCTCGAGGACCGAGGCGAGCACCGGGCCATACTCGCTCTTGCGCGCAGGATAGGTCACCTCGTGCGCGTTGGCAGCTTCCACCGCACAATTCGGCGCCCAGTCGGCGATCGCGTCGGTGACGTCAGGAAACCGGATATCGACGAAATCAGCGCCAAGCGTGCGGAACACATCGATGACGTCGGCCAACACACGGTGCGTCGCGACGTCCACGTCGTCGCTGTTCCAGGCGGCGTCCACGCCGATCCGCAAGCCCTGCACGTCGTGTGTGGCTGCGGCAAGATAATCCGGGACCGGATCGAGCAACGAGGTCGGGTCGTTTACGTCGTGTCCGGCGATCACGCCGAGCAGTACGCCGGCATCTGTGGCACTCCGACAGATTGGTCCCACGTGGTCGAGTGTCGCGGCCAGTTCGAATGTGCCGTGACGGCTGACGCGGCCCCAACTCGGCTTCAGCCCGGTCAGTCCGTTGGCGGCACATGGCCAGCGGATCGAGCCGCCCGTATCAGAGCCGAGTGAGCCGAAGCAAAGTCCGGCGGCCGTGGCGACTGCCGCCCCGCTCGATGAAATGCCCGGCCAGTAGTCCGGATTCCAGGGATTTTTGGGCGGCGTCACCGATGGATGGTGATCGGAATATGCGCCCTCGGTGAGTTGGACCTTGCCGAGCACGACGGCACCCGCGTCCTTGAGTCGGCGCACGACGGTCGCGTCTTCATGAGGGCGAAAATCTCGATGAAGTGTGGTGCCGGCCGCCGTCGGAACACCCTTGGTCCAGATCAGATCCTTCAGGGCAATCGGCACGCCATGCAGCGGGCCCCGATACTTGCCTCGTGCCAATTCGGCGTCCGCGGCTTTCGCCTCGGTGATGGCGGTTTCCGCCATCACGTGCACGTAGCTGCCGAGTTCGGAGTCAATGGCGTTGATGCGGTCGAGTTGCGAGCGCGTGACGTCCAGCGAGGACAGTTCGCGCGTCTTGAGGCGTGCCGCGAGGTCGGTGAGTTCGAGATAGTGCAGGGCGTCGGTCACAGCTCGCTTCCTCCATTCCATTGATCGCAATGACGCTCGATCGCAAAAGCAAGCGACACCTGTATAAGTGCAATACAGGTGTCGATTGCGTCAACCGGTAAATGTGCTTTACTGGTGTTTAGATTGCCGGGAGTTCCGATGTCGAAAGAGTCGCGCAAGTTCAAGGTTCCCGATGCGTTGGCGAACGTCTACGATTTCGCCAACACGCTGGATGTCCGCCATTTCACCCATTTCGGTTCGGCGCATCCGCAGAGCGACGAACTTACAGGGCCGAAGCAATTGGCGGATTGGATGCGGGATCGCGGCCTTGGTGCCGAGGGCGGGCGGATCACGTTTGCGATGTTCGAGACCGCGCTGGCGCTGCGCGGAGCGTTGCGCGCGTATCTGCAGTGCGAGCCGGCCGAACGGCGCCGGAACAAGGACGTTCTCGACGTGCTTGATGGCGCACTGGCGCCGTTTCCGTTGCGGGTGGAGCTACGCGCGGGGCGGGGTGCGATACTGTCGGCAGCGCGCGAAGATGCACTCGCTGGGCTGTCGGCGGTCGCTGTCGAACTTCACGACGCAACACTTTTAGGATCGATGGACCGGTTGAAGATGTGCGCTTCGGAGGAATGCCGCCGGGTGTTCTTCGACCGGTCGAAACCGTCCACGCGGCGCTGGTGCATGTCGACGCTGTGCGGCAACCGGATGAAAACGCGCGCCTATCGCGAGCGGCAGCGCGAAGCGAAATAGCTCAGGCGCGGTAGTGGCCCGATTTGCCGCCCAGCTTTTCGATGAGATGGATGCCCTCGATGCGTACGCCGCGCTCGACCGCCTTGATCATGTCGTAGATGGTGAGGCAGGCGACTGAGACAGCCGTCAATGCTTCCATCTCGACGCCGGTCGGGCCGGTGACCTTGACGCTGGCCCGGACCACGCAGCCCGGCAGCTTCGCGTCGGGCTCGATGTCGACCGTGACCTTTGATAGCGCGAGCGGATGACAGAGCGGGATCAGCTCGGAGGTGCGCTTGGCCGCCATGATTCCGGCGATGCGCGCAGTGCCGAGCACGTCGCCCTTCTTGGCATTGCCCGAGACGATCAGGTCGAGCGTCGCCTTCTCCATGACGACGCGGCCTTCGGCGACCGCGAGCCGCTCGGTTGCGGCCTTGTCCGAAACGTCGACCATCCGCGCCTCGCCGGAGGCGGCGATATGGGTGAGGGCAGGGCTCGCCTTTCCAGGCCCGGTCTTCGCAGGCTTGCGCGCCATGTCAGCGGGTACCCGTGGCGCGGGCCTTGGTTTCGCGTGCGAGCAGCGTGCGCGTGGCTGCAGCAACGTCGGCCTGACGCATCAGGCTCTCGCCGACCAGGAAGGTCGACATGCCGACGTGCTCGAGCCGCGCGAGATCGGCCGGCGTGAAGATGCCGCTCTCGCCGACCATCAGCCGTTCCGCAGGGATCAGCGGCGCCAGCGTCTCGCTGGTCGCAAGCGTCGTCTCGAAGGTGCGAAGATTGCGGTTGTTGACGCCGATCATCGGCGAGCGCAGCTTCAGCGCGCGGTCGAGCTCGGCGCGATCATGGATCTCGATCAGCACGTCCATGCCGTGGGCGATCGCGGCGTCTTCGAGGTCCCTGGCGGTGGCGTCATCGAGCGCGGCCATGATGATGAGAATGCAGTCGGCGCCATGCGCGCGCGCTTCGACGACCTGATAGGTGTCGAACAGGAAATCCTTGCGCAGCACCGGCAGCGAGGTCGCCGCGCGCGCCGCCACCATGAAGTCGAGATGGCCCTGGAACGAGGGCGTGTCGGTCAGGACCGACAGACAAGCCGCGCCGCCCGCCTCATACGCTTTGGCAAGCACAGGTGGATCGAAATCCGCACGGATCAGCCCCTTGGACGGCGAGGCCTTCTTCACCTCGGCGATCAGCGCGTAGTCGCCATTGGCGTGCTTGGCCCTGATCGCGCGCACGAAGCCGCGCGGCGCGCCCTGTGCCTTGGCCTGTGCTTCCACCGCCGCGAGCGGCTGCGCGCGCTTGGCCGCCGCGATCTCCTCGCGCTTGTAGGTCTCGATCCTGGTCAGGATGTCGGACATGACAGGCTCAGCTGTTCGAGACCGCGATCAGATGCTTCAGCCGTGCATTGGCCGCGCCGCTGTCGAGCGATTTCGCGCCGATCGCGACACCCTCCTTGAGGTCCTTGGCACGGCCGGCGACGATCAGCGCCGCGGCGGCGTTCATCAATGCCACGTCGCGATAGGGGCTCGGCTTGCCGTCGAGCACGCTTTGCAGCGCGATCGCGTTGGCATCGGCATCACCGCCCTTGAGCGCACCGGGCTCGCAACGCGACAGGCCGGTATCCTCGGGCGTGACCTCGAAATTGCGGATCTCGCCATTGTGGAGCGCAGAGACGAAGGTCGGGCCGGTGAGGGTGATCTCGTCGAGGCCATCGGAGCCGTGCACCACCCAGGCGGATTCGGAGCCGAGATTCTTCAACACCTGCGCCAGCGGCTGGACCCACTGCCTGGAGAATACGCCGACCATCTGCCGCTTCACGCCGGCCGGGTTGGACAGCGGGCCAAGCAGGTTGAAGATCGTGCGGGTGGCGAGCTCGACCCGGGTCGGGCCGACGTTCTTCATTGCGGGATGATGAGCCGGCGCGAACATGAAGCCGATGCCGCATTCGCGCACACAACGCCCGACCTGCTCGGGCTTGAGGTCGATCTTCACGCCGAGCGAGGCCAGTACATCGGCGGCGCCCGAGCGCGACGACAGCGCGCGGTTGCCATGCTTGGCCACGGGAAGGCCGGTGCCCGAGACGATGAACGCGGCGCAGGTCGAGACGTTGACCGAGCCGGAGCCGTCGCCGCCGGTGCCGACGATGTCGACGGCCTCGGCGGGCGCATCGACCGTAAGCATCTTCGAGCGCATTGCCGTAACCGCGCCGGTGATCTCGTCCACGGTCTCGCCGCGCACGCGCAGCGCCATCAGGAGGCCGCCCATCTGCGATGGCGTGGCCTCGCCGGACATCACGGCGTCGAAGGCGGATGCGGCTTCCTCACGCGACAGGCTGGCGCCGGTCGCCACTTTTCCAATGATCGATTTCAGGTCGTCCATCGCGTGCTTTCAACTCACTGGTTCGCGCCGGTCACTTGCGCGAAGGCGGCCTGATTTATGCTGGTCCCGATATCGGCTTCAAGCTTGTTGACGTAGGAGGCGACCTGCTCGTCGGTCAGCGACCGGTCGGCGTTCTCCTTCAGCTTCTTGAAGGCGTCGGAGGCGGCATCGACCGGAGGGTCGACGATATCGGTGACGCGGTAGACGATGACTTCGGTACCGCCGGTCACGGGCGCCTGTCCGACGCCATCCTTGGCGGTGCGGAAGGCGGCGGCCACGATGTTCGCGGGCACGCCGGCGGGCGTGTCGTCGCGCTTGAAGCCGCTGGCGGTCTCGACCTTGCCGTTGATCGCTGCGGCCTCGTCGGCGAGCTTGCCGCCCTGTTCGAGCTTCTGCACCATCTCGGTCGCCTTCGCCTTCAGCTTGGTGGCGATCTGGTCCTGGCGCCAGCGCGCCTCGACCTGATCGCGGACCTCGTCGAGACTGCGGTCGCGCGACGGCGTGATGGCGAGCACGTCGTACCAGACATAGCCGCCCTTGAACGAGATCGGGTCGTTGTCGACGCCGACGTCGCTGTTGAAGGCCTGCGAGACCACGTCGAGGCCCTGCGGAATGTTGGCGACCGTCTGCCCGTTCGGCGCGCGGCCGGAGCGGTCGACGGCATCGATGGTCACGGCGGTGAGCCCGAGCTTCTGTGCGGCGTCGGCGACGCTGGTGCCGGCACCGCGTTCATCTTCCATCTTGTCGCGGAGCTCGCCGACCTTGGTGTGCGCGCGCTCGGTCGCGATCTGGCGCTTCGCGTCGCCGGCGAACTTGGCGTAATCGGCCTCGACGGCCGGCTCGATCTTGTCGACCTTGACGATCGAGACGCCAATCGGGCCCTGGATCGGCTGGCTGATTTCGCCAACCGGAAGCGCGAAGGCGGCATTGCCGACCGCGGGCTCGAGCGAGGATTTTGCCACGAGCCCGAGATCGACGTCGGTGGCGCTCAGCCCGCGCTCCTTGCCGAGGTCCTCGAAGGAGAGCCCGCCGACCAGGCGCTCGCGCGCGGCCTGCGCGTCGGCGACGTTCGGGAATACGATCTGATGGATCTGGCGCTTCTCAGGCGTACCGAGCTGGTCCTTGCGCTGATCGAACAGCTTCTTCGCGTCCTCGTCGGAGACGTCGCTCCACTTGGCGATCTCCTCCGGCGAGATCACGGCGAAGACGATCTTGCGATATTCGGGCGCACGGAACTGGACCTTGTGATCCTCGAAATAGGCGGCAAGCGCTTCGGGCGAGGGCGCGTCGATGGTGCCCGCCTGCGCCGCGTCGAGCCTGACGAACTCGATCGCGCGCTGCTCGTTCTGGAAGCGCGTCGCGACGTCGAGCATCGCCTTCGGCGGCTCGAGGCCGGCGCCGATCGTGCCGGTGATTTGCCGGCGCAGCGCCACCTTGCGCTGCTCGGCCACGTAACGCTGCTCGGTGTAGCCGAAATTGCGGATCAGCTGCTGGAAGCGGTTCGCATCGAACTTGCCGTCGACACCCTTGAAGTTGGGGTCGTTCATGATGAGTTGGCGGATCTGCTCGTCGGACTGACCAAGCCCGAGCTGGCGTGCGTTCTCGTCGAGCGTGGCTTCTGCAATCGTCTGCTGCAGCACCTGGCGGTCAAGGCCGAAAGCCCGCGCCTGGTCCTGCGTCAACGGGCGGCCGAACTGGCGGCCGAGCTGCTGGAGCCGGTCGGTATAGATCTGGCGGAACTCGTTCTGCGAAATCTCGATGTTGCCGACCTTGGCCACGGTGGACTGGCCGAAGCCCCGGAAGATATCGGCGATGCCCCAAATGCCGAAGCTGATGATCAACACGCCCATCACGACGGCCATGATGGTCTTGCCGACCCAGTTTGATGAGGCCTTGCGCATTCCTCGAAGCATTTGGTCCAACTTGTTTGGCAGGAGGGGAACTGGAGCGCGTCTTAATGCAGATTCCGCAAAAGCGCGTCACCAAATTGATAAGCCATCATAAAGTGGCGGCTTTCCCCCCGCAACCTCGCCTCGGGCCATGCTTCGAGACTGCGGTTAAGGGCCTCGGGTCTCTGGAACTGCCGCGATAGCTCTGCTAGCGCATGCACAAACCTCAATTTGCTGGACAATGACATGACCGATGCCATCCGCCCGCTGATCGCCGGCAACTGGAAAATGAACGGGCTGAAGGCCGCGGCCGCCGAATTCGACGCCATGGTCAATGGTGCGGCGGAGGTGACAGGCAAGGCCGATCTGCTGGTCTGCCCGCCGGCGACCCTGATCGCGGCTTTCGCCGAGAAGGCGCAGGCTAAGAAGGTCGCGGTCGGGGCCCAGGATTGCCATCCGAAGGCCTCCGGTGCCCATACCGGCGATCTCTCCGCCGAAATGCTGGTAGATGCGGGTGCGACCGCCATTATCGTCGGCCATTCCGAACGCCGCGCCGACCACGGCGAGGGCGATTCCCTGATCCGGCAGAAGGCGGAAGCCGCATGGCGGGCAGGGGCGGTTGCGATCGTCTGCGTCGGCGAGACGCAGGCCCAGCGCGATGCCGGCCAGACCCTGGACATCCTGCGCGGCCAGCTCAATGGCTCCCTCCCGGACGGTTCGACCGCCGCCAATCTGGTCGTCGCCTATGAACCGGTCTGGGCGATTGGCACCGGCCTGACCCCCACGGCCCAGGATGTCGAGCAGATTCATGGCTTTATCCGGGAACTCCTGACCATCAGGTTCAAGGGGGACGGGGCCAAGATGCGGATCCTCTACGGCGGCTCGGTCAAGCCCTCGAATGCGGCCGAGCTGATGGCCGTCAAGAACGTCAACGGCGCACTGGTCGGCGGCGCCAGCCTGAAGGCGGCCGATTTCCTTGCGATTGCCCAAGGCTGTCCTAGCTAAAGGTCGGGACGCGATCGGGACCGATCGGGGGTGGCAATGCCCCTTCCGATCGTGTAACACCGCGCAACTTCAGGAAAACCCGCGAAGCGCGATCGGCTGCCGGTACCGGCGCTGTCGGCTTGTGACGGAAGGATACCATGCAGACTGTTGTCGTCGTCATCCACCTCATGATCGTTGCCGTCATGATCGGTGCCGTGCTGCTCCAGAAGTCGGAAGGCGGCGGCCTCGGCATGGGCGGCGGTGCGGGCTTTATGTCCAGCCGCGGCACCGCGAACCTGTTGTCGCGGACCACGGCGATCCTTGCGGCCGGCTTCTTCCTGACCAGCCTGTTCCTGTCCTGGTACGCCGGTTACAACCGCGCTCCGTCCTCGATCATCGGCACCCCTGCGTCGCAAACCCAGCCGGCCGGTGGCGCAAACCCGATCACCGCGCCGACCTCGGGCGGAATCCTGGACACGCTGAAGAAGGCGGACGAGCAGCAGCAGGCCCCGGCAGCGCCGAGCGGTCCGCAGGTGCCTCGCTCGCAATAAAGCAGGGGGGCCATGCAGGACGACGGCTAGCGTCCTGCATCAACAATCCCCATCAAGGCACTGTCACCACTCTTTGTTTTGGCTCACCCACAGGCCCGCAGATTCTTTGGGGCGGAAGACGAATCGCTTTGGCGAATCGGATTCGAGGGATTAGAGGTTAGGTCCCATGGCGCGGTACATATTCATCACCGGCGGCGTGGTTTCTTCGCTCGGCAAGGGTCTGGCTTCAGCGGCACTCGGTGCCCTGTTGCAAGCCCGGGGCTACAAGGTCCGCCTCCGCAAGCTCGATCCCTATCTCAACCTCGATCCCGGAACGATGTCGCCGTATCAGCATGGCGAAGTGTTCGTGACCGATGATGGCGCGGAGACCGATCTCGATCTCGGTCACTATGAGCGATTCACCGGACGTCCCGCGACGAAGCAGGACAACATCACGACCGGGCGCATCTACCAGGACATCATCTCGAAGGAACGCCGCGGCGATTATCTCGGCGCGACCATCCAGGTCGTGCCGCATGTCACCAACGCGATCAAGGAATTCGTCCTCTCCGGCAACGATGATTACGACTTCGTGCTGGTCGAGATCGGCGGCACCGTCGGCGACATCGAGGGCCTGCCGTTCTTCGAAGCGATCCGCCAGCTCAAGAATGAGCTGCCGCGCGATCACGCCATCTACATTCACCTCACGCTGCTGCCCTACATCCCGAGCGCCGGCGAACTGAAGACGAAGCCGACGCAGCACTCGGTGAAGGAGCTGCGCTCGATCGGCATCCAGCCGGACATCCTGCTCTGCCGCACCGACCGCGAGATTCCAAAGGAAGAGCGGCGCAAGCTCGGCCTGTTCTGCAACGTGCGCGAAAGCGCCGTGATCGAGGCACGCGACGCCGACAGCATCTACGCCGTCCCCGAGGCCTATCACGTGGCCGGTCTCGACGACGAAGTGCTCGCCGCCTTCGGCATCGGCTCGCGCATCCCGCCGGAGCTCAAGAGCTGGCATCAGATCAACGAACGCATCCGCAATCCCGAAGGCGATGTCACCATCGCCATCGTCGGCAAATATACCGGCATGAAGGATGCGTATAAGTCGCTGATCGAGGCGCTCTCGCATGGCGGCATCGCCAACAAGGTGAAGGTCAATCTCGACTGGATCGAGAGCGAGATCTTCGAGAAGGAAGATCCGGCGCCGTTCCTCGAGCACGTCAACGGCATCCTGGTGCCCGGCGGCTTCGGCCAGCGCGGCGCGGAAGGGAAGATCAAGGCGGCGCAATTCGCGCGCGAGCGTGACGTGCCGTATTTCGGCATCTGCTTCGGCATGCAGATGGCGGTGATCGAGGCCGCGCGAAATCTCGTCGGCATCGAGGAGGCCAACTCCACCGAGTTCGGTCCGACCAAGGAGCCGCTCGTCGGCCTGATGACGGAATGGCTGCGCGGCAACGAGCTCGAGAAGCGCTCGAAGGCCGGTGATCTCGGCGGCACGATGCGCCTGGGTGCATACCCTGCCGCGCTGAACCGCGGCAGCCGCGTCTCGCAGGTGTATGGCGGCGCGACCGAGATTTCGGAGCGCCACCGCCATCGCTACGAGGTCAACACCGCCTACAAGGACCGCCTCGAGCAGCACGGACTGAAGTTTTCCGGCCTCTCGCCCGACGGCGTGCTGCCCGAAATCGTCGAGTACGAGGATCACCCCTGGTTCATCGGCGTCCAGTTCCACCCCGAGCTGAAGTCGCGGCCGTTCGAGCCGCACCCGCTGTTCGCCTCGTTCATTGCGGCCGCGGCGAAGCAGAGCCGATTGGTGTAGCTTTTCTCGGCCTTTGACGTTCGCGCGTTTTGTTGCGACAAGCCCCTGCAAGAACAACAATGCAGGGAGTGAGCTTCAATGATCTACGAAATGCGCGTCTATCGTTGCGTGCCCGGCCGTCTGCCGGCGCTGCTGAAGCGGTTCGAGACGGTGACGCTGAAGCTGTGGGAGAAGCACGGCATCAAGCAGGCCGGGTTCTTCACGACGCTGATCGGCGAATCCCACCAGGAGCTGACCTATTTCCTGGCTTGGGACTCGCTCGCCGACCGCGAGAAAAAATGGCCCGCCTTCATGGCCGATCCCGACTGGATGAAGGCTCGCGCCGAGAGCGAGGCGGACGGCCAGATCGTCGGCAACATCGTCAGCCAGTTGCTGACGCCGACCGCCTTCTCGTCGGTCAAGTAGCGGCACTTCAGGGCTTCGGCGCAACCCTGATATTCAAAGGCCAGGGCCGAATGGGGTTGATCCCACCCGTTCGGCCGCTATGGTCGCGCCGAAACAGGGATTTTGAGCCTTGAGCACCAGTCATTCCGCGGCGCCGGTTGTCAGCGTCGGTACGGTCAAGTTCGGCAATGATCTGCCGATCTCGATCATTGCAGGACCCTGCCAGCTCGAAAGCCGCCAGCATGCGCTGGAGGTCGCCTCGGCGCTGAAGGAGATCGCCGCGCGGCTGAAGATCGGCCTCGTCTACAAGACCTCCTTCGACAAGGCCAACCGCACCAGCGCCTCGGCGGCGCGCGGCCTCGGGCTCGCGCAGTCGCTGCCGATCTTCGCCGAGATCCGCTCATCGCTGGGCCTGCCTGTGTTGACCGACGTGCACGATGCCGCGCAATGCGCCGAGGTGGCGCAGGCGGTCGACGTCTTGCAGATCCCGGCCTTCCTGTGCCGGCAGACCGATCTGCTGCTGGCCGCCGCCGCAACCGGCAAGGTCGTCAACGTCAAGAAGGGGCAATTCCTAGCGCCTTGGGACATGACGAATGTCGTGAGCAAGATCACCAGCGCCAACAATCCCAACGTGCTCGTCACCGAGCGCGGCGCGTCCTTCGGCTACAATACGCTGGTGTCGGACATGCGCGCGCTGCCGATCATGGCGCGCACGACCGGCG encodes:
- a CDS encoding SurA N-terminal domain-containing protein — encoded protein: MLRGMRKASSNWVGKTIMAVVMGVLIISFGIWGIADIFRGFGQSTVAKVGNIEISQNEFRQIYTDRLQQLGRQFGRPLTQDQARAFGLDRQVLQQTIAEATLDENARQLGLGQSDEQIRQLIMNDPNFKGVDGKFDANRFQQLIRNFGYTEQRYVAEQRKVALRRQITGTIGAGLEPPKAMLDVATRFQNEQRAIEFVRLDAAQAGTIDAPSPEALAAYFEDHKVQFRAPEYRKIVFAVISPEEIAKWSDVSDEDAKKLFDQRKDQLGTPEKRQIHQIVFPNVADAQAARERLVGGLSFEDLGKERGLSATDVDLGLVAKSSLEPAVGNAAFALPVGEISQPIQGPIGVSIVKVDKIEPAVEADYAKFAGDAKRQIATERAHTKVGELRDKMEDERGAGTSVADAAQKLGLTAVTIDAVDRSGRAPNGQTVANIPQGLDVVSQAFNSDVGVDNDPISFKGGYVWYDVLAITPSRDRSLDEVRDQVEARWRQDQIATKLKAKATEMVQKLEQGGKLADEAAAINGKVETASGFKRDDTPAGVPANIVAAAFRTAKDGVGQAPVTGGTEVIVYRVTDIVDPPVDAASDAFKKLKENADRSLTDEQVASYVNKLEADIGTSINQAAFAQVTGANQ
- a CDS encoding CTP synthase, producing the protein MARYIFITGGVVSSLGKGLASAALGALLQARGYKVRLRKLDPYLNLDPGTMSPYQHGEVFVTDDGAETDLDLGHYERFTGRPATKQDNITTGRIYQDIISKERRGDYLGATIQVVPHVTNAIKEFVLSGNDDYDFVLVEIGGTVGDIEGLPFFEAIRQLKNELPRDHAIYIHLTLLPYIPSAGELKTKPTQHSVKELRSIGIQPDILLCRTDREIPKEERRKLGLFCNVRESAVIEARDADSIYAVPEAYHVAGLDDEVLAAFGIGSRIPPELKSWHQINERIRNPEGDVTIAIVGKYTGMKDAYKSLIEALSHGGIANKVKVNLDWIESEIFEKEDPAPFLEHVNGILVPGGFGQRGAEGKIKAAQFARERDVPYFGICFGMQMAVIEAARNLVGIEEANSTEFGPTKEPLVGLMTEWLRGNELEKRSKAGDLGGTMRLGAYPAALNRGSRVSQVYGGATEISERHRHRYEVNTAYKDRLEQHGLKFSGLSPDGVLPEIVEYEDHPWFIGVQFHPELKSRPFEPHPLFASFIAAAAKQSRLV
- the secG gene encoding preprotein translocase subunit SecG; this translates as MQTVVVVIHLMIVAVMIGAVLLQKSEGGGLGMGGGAGFMSSRGTANLLSRTTAILAAGFFLTSLFLSWYAGYNRAPSSIIGTPASQTQPAGGANPITAPTSGGILDTLKKADEQQQAPAAPSGPQVPRSQ
- the tpiA gene encoding triose-phosphate isomerase, whose product is MTDAIRPLIAGNWKMNGLKAAAAEFDAMVNGAAEVTGKADLLVCPPATLIAAFAEKAQAKKVAVGAQDCHPKASGAHTGDLSAEMLVDAGATAIIVGHSERRADHGEGDSLIRQKAEAAWRAGAVAIVCVGETQAQRDAGQTLDILRGQLNGSLPDGSTAANLVVAYEPVWAIGTGLTPTAQDVEQIHGFIRELLTIRFKGDGAKMRILYGGSVKPSNAAELMAVKNVNGALVGGASLKAADFLAIAQGCPS
- the kdsA gene encoding 3-deoxy-8-phosphooctulonate synthase; translated protein: MSTSHSAAPVVSVGTVKFGNDLPISIIAGPCQLESRQHALEVASALKEIAARLKIGLVYKTSFDKANRTSASAARGLGLAQSLPIFAEIRSSLGLPVLTDVHDAAQCAEVAQAVDVLQIPAFLCRQTDLLLAAAATGKVVNVKKGQFLAPWDMTNVVSKITSANNPNVLVTERGASFGYNTLVSDMRALPIMARTTGAPVIFDATHSVQQPGGKGASSGGEREFVPVLARAAVAVGVAGVFVETHPDPDKAPSDGPNMVPLREFEGLIRTLMAFDAVTKSTPR
- a CDS encoding NIPSNAP family protein yields the protein MIYEMRVYRCVPGRLPALLKRFETVTLKLWEKHGIKQAGFFTTLIGESHQELTYFLAWDSLADREKKWPAFMADPDWMKARAESEADGQIVGNIVSQLLTPTAFSSVK